The region CGATGGCTCAGCCGGCACCGGCACCACCCCCGGCCACGCCTACACCAACCCCGGCACCTATACCGTCACCGTCACCGCCACCAGCGGCACCGCCACCGCCCAGGCCACAGCCCAGGCCGTCATCTCCAACTCGCTCCAGGTCACCATTACCTCCCCCACAGCCAACGCCCTCTTCGGCACCAACACCACTACCATCACCGGAACAATCAGCGTCGCCAACCTCACCGTCACCGTCAACGGCATCGCCGCCCAGGTCTCCGGCTCCAGCTTCACCGCCACCGGCGTATCCCTCCGTGAAGGCGTCAACCTCATCGCCGCCACCGCAACCGATGGCAAAGGCGGCATCGGCACCGGCACCGTCTCCGTCATCATGGACGCCACCGCCCCCACCGCCTCCATCACCTCACCCGCCAGCGGAACCACCGTCAGCACCTCCACCATCTCCGTCGCCGGCATGGTCAATGACATCGTCACCGGCACCGTCGGCAGCAATCAGGTCACCGTCACGGTCAACGGAGTCGCAGCCCAGGTCTCCAACCGCAGCTTCCTCCTTCCCGGCGTCCTGCTCTCCCCCGGCACCAACACCATCAAGGTCGTCGTCACAGATCTCGTCGGCAACACCAGCCAGACCACCTCCACCGTCCAGTACGTCCAACCCAGCGCCCAGCTCTCCCTGCGGGTCATCAGTGGCGACGCGCAAACCGCCGTCGTCCACACCATCCTCCCCCAGCCTCTCGTCATCCAGCTTCTCTCGGCCCAGGGAACCCCCATCGCCGGCCGCCCCATCACCTTCACCGTCACCCGCAGCGACGGCCTCGTAGAAGTCCTCCCCAACACCGCCCAAAGCCTCTACGTCACCACCGACGCCACCGGCAAAGCCAGCATCCTCTTCCAGCTCGGCTCCCGCAGCGGCCTCGGCGTCAACCAGATCACCGCCAGCACCCCCGGAGCCGCCGGCACAGTCCTCTTTACAGAAAGCTCCACCCTCGCCGCCCCCGCCCAGATCCACGCCCTCCACGGTGAAAACCAGCGCGGCCTCCTCGGACAATCCCTCGCAGAAGCCTTCCAGGTCATCGTCAGCGACACCTACGGCAACCCAGTCCCCGGCACCACCATCACCTACACCTCCACCGCCGGCGATGGCACCCTGGACCACGCCTCCGCCGTCACAGACTCGAACGGCAAAGCCTCCGCGACCCTCACCCTCGGCCAGCAGGAAGGCGTCGGCAACTACATGGTCGCCGCCAACTTCACCGGCAACACCGGCGTCGCGGCAACCTTCGCCGCCTCGGCCTACGCCCCCGGCCCCGCCTCCGCCACCAGCGTCAGCGGCGTCGTCCTCGATAACGCCAACACCCCTGTCCCCAACGCCACCGTCCGTCTCCTCAACACCAACCTCTCCACCGTCTCGGATACCAACGGCCGCTTCTCCCTCGCCGGCGCGCCCGTCGGCACCGTCACCCTCTCGGTAGACGGCTCCACCAGCACCCGCACGGAAACCTTCCCCTTTCTCTCCTTCGTCCTCCAGGATCTCCCCGGCCAGAACAACACCCTCAACAAGCCCATCTACCTCCCCTCCATCGACATCAACGATGCCCAGACCGTAGGCGGCGACGATCCCGTCACCCTCACCATGGCCGGCGTTCCCGGCGTCTCCTTCACCGTCGCCCCTCACTCCGTCACCTTCCCGGACGGCACCACCGTCGGCAAGCTCTCCCTCTCCCAGGTCAAGAGCGACATGGTCCCCATGGCGCCCGCCAACGGCACCGCTCCGGACCTCATCTGGACCCTCCAGCCCGCGGGCGCGCGCTTCTCCGTCCCCGTCCAGGTCACCCTCCCCAACACCCGCGGCCGCGCCCCCGGAGCCATCACGGAGCTCTACCAGTACGACCACGATCTCGAACAGTTCGTCTCCGCCGGCACCGGCCACGTCAGCGCCGACGGCTCCGTCACCATGAGCGATCCCGGCTTCGGCATCACCAAGGCCGGCTGGGGCCATGACTACGTCGATCCCGACGAAGACGATTGCCCGGAGTCCTGTGACGACCACAACGTCTGCACCATTGACAACGTCCTCCCCTGCGGCTGCGCCCACACCGCCGCCAACGGAGCCAAGTGCGGCAGCAACAACCCCAACAGCTGCCAGAAGCCCGGCGTCTGCGATGGCACCCACTGCACCGGCGTCCGCTCCGCTCCGGGCACATCCTGCGACGACGGCATGTTCTGCACCAAGAACGATCTCTGCGATAACAACGCAGAGTGCCACGGCACCAAGATCGACGACACCGACAACCCCAACGCCGCCACCCTTCTGCCCGACGGCTTCAAGATCGAGAAAGCCTTCGAGTCAGGCCTGGGACCGCTCACCTCCTTCTTCAACGCCTTCGGCTATCACGTCACCGTCGCACCCGTCATCGTGCCGGAGTACAGCGTCCGCAACTCCTGCTGTGAAGCCAAGCAAGACCTCCTCTCCACGCAGACGGAATCGAAGCTCACGCTCGGTCTCACCATCAAAACCGCGCAGATTCCATTCCCTGCACCGTACGGCTCAATCTCAATCCCGCTCACCAGCTACTACGCCGGCCTTTATATCCAGTTCGGAGTCACCATCAGCGGAAACATGTCCAACAAAACCAACGATTGCGACGACAGCCAATGTGTCGGCGGAAG is a window of Granulicella tundricola MP5ACTX9 DNA encoding:
- a CDS encoding PKD domain-containing protein, with translation MSFTSAGSSDPGNLALTYTWNFGDGAGAVGAQVTHTYPAGGVFSVTITVFNGTLSNAASTTATIAPATVAPLVANAGGPYTVAVNQPLTVDASKTNSPNGGQLVYAWDFGDGSTASNTPATHTYTAQGTYTLSLAVNDSTGLKNSTTTQVTVGAPAAETITASAGGPYTDVTSHSVTFDASTSFDNLGNPLTFIWDFGDGSAGTGTTPGHAYTNPGTYTVTVTATSGTATAQATAQAVISNSLQVTITSPTANALFGTNTTTITGTISVANLTVTVNGIAAQVSGSSFTATGVSLREGVNLIAATATDGKGGIGTGTVSVIMDATAPTASITSPASGTTVSTSTISVAGMVNDIVTGTVGSNQVTVTVNGVAAQVSNRSFLLPGVLLSPGTNTIKVVVTDLVGNTSQTTSTVQYVQPSAQLSLRVISGDAQTAVVHTILPQPLVIQLLSAQGTPIAGRPITFTVTRSDGLVEVLPNTAQSLYVTTDATGKASILFQLGSRSGLGVNQITASTPGAAGTVLFTESSTLAAPAQIHALHGENQRGLLGQSLAEAFQVIVSDTYGNPVPGTTITYTSTAGDGTLDHASAVTDSNGKASATLTLGQQEGVGNYMVAANFTGNTGVAATFAASAYAPGPASATSVSGVVLDNANTPVPNATVRLLNTNLSTVSDTNGRFSLAGAPVGTVTLSVDGSTSTRTETFPFLSFVLQDLPGQNNTLNKPIYLPSIDINDAQTVGGDDPVTLTMAGVPGVSFTVAPHSVTFPDGTTVGKLSLSQVKSDMVPMAPANGTAPDLIWTLQPAGARFSVPVQVTLPNTRGRAPGAITELYQYDHDLEQFVSAGTGHVSADGSVTMSDPGFGITKAGWGHDYVDPDEDDCPESCDDHNVCTIDNVLPCGCAHTAANGAKCGSNNPNSCQKPGVCDGTHCTGVRSAPGTSCDDGMFCTKNDLCDNNAECHGTKIDDTDNPNAATLLPDGFKIEKAFESGLGPLTSFFNAFGYHVTVAPVIVPEYSVRNSCCEAKQDLLSTQTESKLTLGLTIKTAQIPFPAPYGSISIPLTSYYAGLYIQFGVTISGNMSNKTNDCDDSQCVGGSAGVQVDVEAGLGVNAPGDLRISGGITAGVEVKASIFCHKGNFNVGLTDWKAVFSVGLPGGKTWSFEKVVRTAQQLGNNDIFWFDDTQSQ